A region of Micromonas commoda chromosome 4, complete sequence DNA encodes the following proteins:
- a CDS encoding predicted protein, which translates to MGVTDSIKKLYEREMTGANRDSTIVSLRSPTKGAELDPMISPVQNLLRAAGLFAGAIVVMRCFGDAFAI; encoded by the exons ATGGGGGTCACTGATTCCATCAAGAAGCTCTACGAGAGGGAGATGACCGGAGCGAACAGGGACAGCACCATCGTGAGTCTTCGGTCTCCCACCAAGGGCG CTGAACTCGACCCAATGATATCTCCCGTGCAgaacctcctccgcgccgccggactcTTCGCTGGTGCCATTGTCGTCATGAGATGTTTCGGAGACGCTTTCGCCATCTGA
- a CDS encoding predicted protein — MSLLLALPAMRYACGGVMFARNPLTTQLVSAVGGRRTMVGAQRFSPLLGAPPTHGVLQVRAASSKKKDKAGGKKKKNTGAPKKSRYGPRGPDGAPQTSGTTAPAKPLREDLDMSELRIDALLNELVDGGEGMSNRAKFRALPVDDKIMRTIKDNQLCMDASTAGREARKLRNKELDTKITRRYVLYGDIADRERILLGLRGNKKATKFVAAATTENDLPEADDDIPEVAFAGRSNVGKSSLINAVTCSGAARSSDVPGKTQSLNFYDVSRRIRIIDMPGYGFAFAAQEKVEAWNRLMDKYLTGRKNLKRVYVVVDARHGLKAPDREMLAFLSRYGNVAYSVVLNKTDLVRPADLARRCFLIREELRMAKRARSTVHMLSTNTGAGVRLFGAELFSLANEASTSTEEDKIEEEYDDKNLMTVKRSQDAETC, encoded by the exons ATGTCACTCCTGTTGGCGCTCCCAGCGATGCGATACGCGTGTGGCGGCGTGATGTTTGCGCGCAATCCTCTGACCACACAGCTGGTATCTGCCGTGGGTGGACGCCGCACGATGGTGGGGGCTCAGCGCTTTTCACCGCTACTGGGTGCACCACCCACCCACGGCGTGCTACAggtgcgagcggcgtcgtccaagAAGAAAGATAAGGCTGGAGGCAAAAAGAAGAAGAATACAGGCGCGCCTAAAAAGTCCCGATATGGTCCGCGAGGCCCCGACGGTGCGCCTCAGACCTCGGGAACCACAGCGCCCGCCAAGCCATTACGAGAAGACCTCGACATGAGTGAGCTGCGCATCGATGCATTGCTCAATGAGCTGGtggatggcggcgagggcatgAGCAATCGCGCTAAGTTTCGCGCCCTTCCCGTGGACGATAAAATCATGAGGACGATCAAAGAC AATCAACTGTGCATGGATGCGTCCACGGCCGGACGTGAAGCGCGCAAACTACGTAATAAGGAACTGGACACAAAAATTACTCGGCGTTACGTCCTCTACGGCGATATTGCCGATCGCGAGCGCATCCTTCTTGGGCTGCGCGGCAACAAGAAGGCGACAAAGTTTGTTGCTGCCGCCACCACCGAGAATGACCTTCCAGAGGCCGACGATGATATACCAGAGGTGGCATTCGCGGGACGTTCGAACGTGGGCAAGAGTAGCCTGATCAACGCCGTGACGTGCAGTGGCGCCGCCAGGTCCTCAGACGTTCCTGGAAAGACGCAATCACTGAACTTTTACGATGTCTCCCGTCGCATCAGGATCATTGACATGCCTGGATACGGCTTTGCTTTCGCAGCCCAGGAGAAGGTTGAGGCGTGGAATCGACTCATGGACAAATATCTCACGGGAAGGAAAAATTTGAAGCGTGTTTACGTCGTAGTGGACGCCCGACATGGGCTAAAGGCTCCTGACAGGGAGATGCTGGCGTTTTTGTCGCGATATGGCAATGTGGCGTACAGCGTGGTGCTCAACAAGACGGATCTGGTGCGACCGGCTGATCTCGCAAGGCGGTGCTTCCTCATCCGCGAAGAGCTAAGAATGGCGAAAAGGGCGCGATCCACGGTGCACATGTTGAGCACCAACACAGGGGCTGGAGTTCGACTGTTCGGAGCTGAGCTTTTCAGCCTCGCTAACGAAGCAAGCACAAGCACTGAGGAGGATAAAATTGAGGAAGAATACGACGACAAAAATTTGA TGACGGTGAAGAGGAGTCAGGACGCAGAAACATGCTAG
- a CDS encoding predicted protein, with protein MPHDGSGPTTRANWSPYDNNGGTVLAVAGEDYVVCAADTRMSTGYNILTRDYKKIDQMSDKCVLASAGFMADAVTLKKTLKARCTTYEFQNDKPMGCVSFAQMLSNTLYYRRFFPYYTFNIVAGLDAEGKGAVFTYDAVGSYERTNYSCQGSGQGLIMPVLDNQLKTVSPLVLPAQSSATPLSESEAVDLVKDCFATAGERDIYTGDTVEIWIINKDGVRKEYQELKLD; from the exons ATGCCGCACGATGGCTCCGGCCCAACCACTCGCGCCAACTGGAGCCCATAC GACAACAACGGCGGTACGGtgctcgcggtcgcgggcgaAGACTATGTCGTGTGCGCGGCGGACACCCGTATGTCGACCGGTTACAACATCCTGACCCGCGACTACAAGAAGATCGATCAGATGAGCGACAAGTGCGtgttggcgagcgcgggtttCATGGCTGACGCGGTGACGCTGAAGAAGACTCTCAAGGCCAGGTGCACCACGTACGAGTTCCAGAACGATAAACCCATGGGATGCGTCTCGTTCGCTCAGATGCTGAGCAACACCCTTTACTATCGCCGCTTCTTCCCGTACTACACCTTCAATATCGTCGCCGggctggacgcggagggcaAGGGCGCGGTGTTCACCTACGACGCGGTGGGGTCCTACGAGAGGACAAACTACTCGTGCCAAGGGAGCGGGCAGGGGCTGATCATGCCCGTGCTGGACAACCAGCTCAAAACGGTGTCCCCACTCGTGCTGCCGGCGcagtcgagcgcgacgcccttgAGCGAATCGGAGGCTGTGGACCTCGTGAAGGATTGCTTTGCCACCGCAGGGGAGCGCGACATCTACACTGGCGACACCGTGGAGATTTGGATCATCAACAAGGACGGGGTCCGGAAGGAGTACCAAGAGCTCAAGCTGGACTGA